The following proteins are encoded in a genomic region of Elgaria multicarinata webbii isolate HBS135686 ecotype San Diego chromosome 16, rElgMul1.1.pri, whole genome shotgun sequence:
- the LOC134409629 gene encoding gonadotropin-releasing hormone II receptor-like — protein MTEGEALMHHPQRCGATDENSSVSVCPKAWVEPTFTLAAKTRVVITSCLFVVAACNNSAVLYSVMRKRRKSHVQRLIQSLAVADLLVTLTVMPLDAAWNITVQWYAGDALCKFLNFLKLFAMYSAALVLVVISLDRHAAILHPFSFANSSHRNRVMLCVAWILSVLLASPQLFLFHLYTIPGVNFTQCVTHGSFREHWQETTYNMFTFTTLYITPLCVMIVCYVRILFEISKQLKINKGLARGKDEHISKARMKTLKMTVAIVASFIICWTPYYLLGLWYWFQPDMIHRMPEYVSHFLFLFGLLHTCTDPIIYGLYTPSFREDMKTGLRTLKLTVTRQEKKLASISEMDNKDLHDQGHRASISNGGTLHTAL, from the exons ATGACTGAAGGAGAAGCCCTGATGCATCATCCACAAAGATGCGGTGCCACAGATGAGAACAGTTCGGTTTCCGTTTGCCCCAAAGCCTGGGTTGAACCCACCTTCACCCTCGCTGCCAAGACCCGGGTTGTCATCACCAGTTGCCTTTTCGTGGTAGCAGCCTGCAACAACTCCGCAGTCTTATACAGCGTCATGAGGAAGAGGCGGAAATCTCACGTCCAGCGGCTCATCCAGAGCTTAGCCGTGGCAGACTTGCTGGTCACCCTGACCGTCATGCCGCTGGACGCCGCGTGGAACATCACCGTGCAGTGGTACGCCGGAGATGCGCTCTGCAAATTCCTCAACTTCCTCAAGCTCTTTGCCATGTACTCCGCTGCGCTGGTGCTGGTGGTAATCAGCTTGGATCGGCACGCCGCCATCCTTCACCCCTTCTCTTTCGCTAATTCCAGCCACCGCAACCGGGTCATGCTCTGCGTCGCCTGGATTCTCAGTGTGCTGCTGGCCTCCCCCCAG CTCTTCCTTTTCCACCTGTACACCATCCCAGGGGTCAATTTCACCCAATGTGTGACGCACGGAAGCTTCAGAGAACACTGGCAGGAAACTACCTACAACATGTTCACCTTCACCACCCTCTATATCACTCCACTGTGTGTGATGATTGTCTGCTACGTGCGCATCTTATTTGAGATTAGCAAGCAGCTGAAAATTAACAAAG gtctTGCCAGAGGCAAAGATGAGCACATCTCCAAGGCCCGAATGAAGACTCTCAAAATGACAGTTGCCATAGTGGCTTCGTTCATCATCTGCTGGACTCCTTATTACCTCCTGGGCTTGTGGTACTGGTTCCAGCCTGACATGATCCACAGAATGCCGGAATATGTCAGCCACTTCCTGTTCCTCTTCGGCTTGCTGCACACATGCACGGACCCCATCATCTACGGGCTGTACACGCCGTCGTTTCGAGAGGACATGAAGACGGGCCTCAGGACCCTTAAATTAACAGTGACCCGCCAGGAAAAGAAACTTGCATCCATCTCAGAGATGGACAATAAAGATTTGCACGACCAGGGCCACCGGGCAAGTATTTCCAATGGTGGGACTCTACATACCGCGTTGTAG